Proteins from a single region of Macadamia integrifolia cultivar HAES 741 unplaced genomic scaffold, SCU_Mint_v3 scaffold3056, whole genome shotgun sequence:
- the LOC122067678 gene encoding protein kinase PINOID-like: IYSGSLSRFYAAEVLVALEYLHMLGIVYRDLKPENVLVRSDGHIMLSDFDLSLCSDAIPAVEFPDPSPDPTSVSDLRSTGNARKASSPGCFPNRLFRSRKVRTVATTRQFVAEPVTARSCSFVGTHEYISPEVAGGKSHGNAVDWWALGIFIYELIYGRTPFSGGNNEATLRNILKNPLVFPTGSPSSASEMYARDLISRLLVKDPGQRLGSKRGAAEVKTHPFFKGVNFALIRSSTPPEIPGLRRVKATSSSESCRYTRESTTTAFDFF; encoded by the coding sequence AATTTATTCTGGTTCGCTGTCCAGGTTTTACGCGGCGGAAGTTCTTGTAGCCTTGGAGTACCTTCACATGCTGGGAATCGTCTACAGAGATCTAAAGCCCGAGAACGTGTTGGTTAGATCGGACGGTCATATTATGCTCTCCGATTTTGACCTCTCCCTCTGTTCTGATGCAATCCCAGCCGTTGAGTTTCCTGACCCTTCTCCTGACCCCACCTCAGTTTCTGACCTTCGGTCAACCGGCAATGCACGTAAAGCTTCCTCACCCGGTTGCTTTCCCAATCGGCTTTTCCGGTCACGGAAGGTACGGACGGTGGCAACCACCCGGCAGTTCGTCGCCGAGCCGGTGACCGCTCGGTCATGCTCATTCGTGGGAACCCACGAGTATATCTCACCGGAAGTTGCCGGTGGTAAATCGCATGGCAATGCTGTGGACTGGTGGGCCCTTGGGATTTTCATCTACGAGCTGATCTACGGTAGAACGCCATTTTCCGGTGGGAACAACGAGGCAACACTGCGAAACATCTTGAAAAATCCCCTGGTTTTTCCGACTGGATCTCCGTCGAGCGCGTCAGAAATGTACGCTCGAGATCTGATCTCAAGGTTGCTGGTCAAAGATCCTGGTCAGAGGCTCGGGTCAAAGAGAGGGGCAGCTGAAGTGAAGACACATCCCTTCTTTAAGGGAGTAAACTTCGCTCTCATACGGTCGTCCACGCCACCGGAAATTCCCGGTCTCCGGCGAGTTAAGGCTACGTCATCTTCGGAATCCTGTAGGTATACGAGGGAATCGACAACGACGGCTTTTGACTTCTTTTGA